A genomic window from Gossypium hirsutum isolate 1008001.06 chromosome D12, Gossypium_hirsutum_v2.1, whole genome shotgun sequence includes:
- the LOC107946162 gene encoding expansin-B3, producing MQRRGGFGGIVTLCCLVLFQCSMVSTAVPVPQHKVDLHWYPATATWYGSPDGDGSDGGACGYGSLVDVKPLRARVGAVSPVLFKNGEGCGACFKVKCLDKSICSRRAVTIIVTDECPGGYCANGRTHFDLSGAAFGRMAITGESSQLRNRGELPVLYRRTPCKYPGKNIAFHLNEGSTDYWLSLLVEFEDGDGDVGSMHIREANSDEWLEMNHVWGANWCIIRGPLKGPFSVKLTTLSAGRTLSARDVIPRNWSPKATYTSRLNFKL from the exons ATGCAGCGCCGCGGTGGATTCGGTGGGATTGTTACATTATGCTGCCTAGTCTTGTTTCAGTGTTCAATGGTGTCTACTGCGGTCCCTGTGCCGCAACACAAGGTAGACCTACATTGGTACCCTGCCACTGCCACTTGGTACGGCAGTCCTGACGGCGATGGTAGCGACG GGGGAGCATGTGGGTACGGGTCATTAGTTGACGTGAAGCCGCTGAGGGCCAGAGTGGGAGCGGTAAGCCCGGTGCTGTTCAAGAACGGGGAAGGGTGTGGGGCATGCTTCAAAGTGAAGTGCCTAGACAAGAGCATATGCTCAAGGAGGGCCGTCACCATCATTGTAACTGACGAGTGCCCCGGCGGGTACTGCGCCAATGGCCGCACTCACTTCGACCTAAGTGGTGCAGCCTTTGGCCGAATGGCTATAACCGGTGAGAGTTCACAGCTCAGGAACCGAGGCGAACTCCCAGTCCTTTATAGAAG gacCCCATGTAAATATCCAGGGAAGAACATTGCCTTCCATTTGAATGAAGGGTCGACTGATTATTGGCTCTCTCTTCTGGTGGAGTTTGAGGATGGAGATGGAGATGTTGGGTCAATGCATATAAGAGAA GCAAATTCGGATGAGTGGTTAGAGATGAACCATGTTTGGGGAGCAAATTGGTGCATTATAAGGGGACCCCTGAAAGGGCCCTTCTCAGTGAAACTAACAACATTATCAGCAGGAAGAACATTATCAGCGAGGGATGTCATTCCAAGAAATTGGTCGCCAAAGGCAACTTACACCTCTCGCCTTaacttcaaactctaa